From Pseudomonas vanderleydeniana, the proteins below share one genomic window:
- a CDS encoding tetratricopeptide repeat protein has protein sequence MSKYLTNLDIEYPLGPVTSTCSREAAALYLYLIARKFKIPTGGIAKVILQQAPSVTERTLLDIITYAHPLRHLDKLPPSASEEEARKALIDEITDALLALAELKGWDQEPIRKLHAEVIKRGYRFEGTAGKSAKNSTKTMTATAAWRSDQHLHIGVLLQGSKKTPECFIAATRIGISLGLFESLLGPLEWVDDETVRLFHSNKRDYWDISVTTQTAEFHFPRAESGNAHGQYDLAKMYLDGWIVEQDISKAEEWLRKSAAQNFPKAVKLLQRIEAGEPDLADPLMNSMR, from the coding sequence ATGAGCAAATACCTGACCAATCTTGATATCGAATACCCGCTCGGACCAGTCACATCAACGTGCAGCCGAGAAGCGGCAGCGCTGTATCTCTACCTGATCGCGCGTAAATTCAAGATTCCGACGGGGGGCATCGCCAAGGTCATCCTGCAACAGGCACCGTCCGTCACGGAACGAACGTTGCTGGATATCATTACCTATGCACATCCTCTTCGCCATCTCGACAAGCTACCGCCCAGCGCCTCGGAAGAGGAAGCGCGCAAGGCCCTGATCGATGAAATCACCGATGCCTTGCTCGCACTGGCCGAACTCAAGGGCTGGGACCAAGAGCCTATTCGCAAACTCCACGCTGAGGTAATCAAGCGCGGCTATCGATTCGAAGGGACCGCTGGCAAGTCCGCCAAGAACAGCACTAAAACCATGACTGCCACTGCCGCATGGCGGAGTGATCAGCACCTGCACATCGGGGTCCTGCTGCAAGGCAGCAAGAAAACACCTGAATGTTTCATCGCCGCGACCCGAATCGGCATCTCCCTGGGGCTTTTCGAATCGCTGTTGGGCCCCCTGGAATGGGTTGACGATGAAACGGTCCGACTGTTTCACAGCAACAAGCGTGACTATTGGGATATCAGCGTTACGACTCAAACCGCCGAGTTTCATTTCCCCAGGGCCGAATCCGGAAACGCGCACGGACAATACGATCTGGCAAAGATGTATCTCGACGGATGGATTGTCGAGCAGGACATTTCCAAGGCAGAAGAGTGGCTGAGAAAGTCGGCCGCACAGAACTTCCCCAAAGCGGTAAAGCTGTTGCAACGTATTGAAGCCGGTGAACCGGACCTGGCTGATCCATTGATGAACAGTATGCGCTAA
- a CDS encoding pentapeptide repeat-containing protein, translated as MNNRTESQLLSGVKREDWALPEKTRFEQALIKGCELKNTNLAYPIFDQCLLQDCRFEKSDFSNARFFSATELIRCTFRNIDFRAAGLNDSVFRQCTFIKCDFRQSPFNDCVLVDCLFDTCKIIDNTFDAGKLENCSFSGKLQEVNFVAEQPNTMLRADFSACILDYVTFKNCNLEQISPPTDSRHLYVRDLAERARKALAQVTSHPESPQNNLLKRRFKNLAMQRGGLFNLKNLVEVEGQEFADQLISLLQQPG; from the coding sequence GTGAACAACCGAACCGAATCGCAACTGCTCTCGGGCGTCAAGCGCGAAGACTGGGCACTGCCCGAGAAAACCCGCTTCGAGCAGGCCCTGATCAAGGGATGCGAGCTGAAGAACACCAACCTCGCCTACCCGATCTTCGACCAGTGCCTGCTGCAAGACTGCAGATTCGAGAAGAGCGACTTTTCCAACGCGCGCTTCTTCAGCGCCACCGAGCTGATACGATGCACCTTCAGGAACATCGACTTCCGCGCCGCGGGCCTCAATGACAGCGTGTTCCGCCAGTGCACTTTCATCAAATGCGACTTTCGCCAAAGCCCCTTCAATGACTGCGTCCTGGTCGATTGCCTGTTCGACACCTGCAAGATCATCGACAACACCTTCGACGCCGGAAAGCTGGAAAACTGCAGTTTTTCCGGCAAGCTCCAGGAAGTGAACTTCGTTGCAGAGCAACCGAACACCATGCTCCGGGCAGATTTCAGCGCTTGCATCCTGGACTACGTCACCTTCAAGAACTGCAACCTGGAACAGATTTCTCCGCCGACGGACAGCCGCCACCTCTACGTCCGGGATCTGGCCGAACGCGCCAGGAAGGCCCTGGCCCAGGTCACGAGCCACCCCGAGAGCCCGCAGAACAACCTGCTCAAGCGCCGATTCAAGAACCTGGCCATGCAGCGTGGCGGCCTCTTCAACCTGAAAAACCTGGTTGAGGTCGAAGGACAGGAGTTCGCCGATCAGCTCATTTCGCTGCTGCAACAACCTGGCTGA
- a CDS encoding PAAR domain-containing protein, with amino-acid sequence MDMLAAARLGDEIAHGFGVAAMVAGAVAGALIGAAVVAATVATGGAALAIMAGSIAAGGLSMFQIVKGLTTIFDLPEPTTGTLILGSQDVFINRRNAMRAGVDAADSCSGLPLNHPYWPFNVEIAEGSATVYINGQPAARLKSKMSCGAHIKTGSPNTFIGGPTVAVAFVLDIEGWMHTGLEALGLAALGGAAILAAMTGLAALGGFVVIGGAMMGGMELLGQLGDRLGPGYRDLLQGVAGMALLGMGPKMARLAETPAPRAAAYKAGMTEADIMAIPKGSRPPPSDYLEGSYIDKHLQTFKDEGGGFLFTADDISNPKYGSFNPNKFVMAKSDLQGVVAEYQKAGDVSVLESALGYDPGSLVGKDIYMVSLDNPKVLMPTGNEGGVNSLWRPGGLTYPGGMREAVLDNVPISHGNDVNVLMSTHDVVKIQ; translated from the coding sequence ATGGACATGTTGGCCGCCGCCCGACTCGGCGATGAGATAGCCCACGGTTTCGGCGTGGCCGCGATGGTCGCCGGTGCCGTGGCCGGCGCGCTGATCGGCGCTGCGGTGGTGGCCGCCACCGTGGCCACAGGTGGCGCGGCACTGGCGATCATGGCCGGCTCGATCGCCGCCGGCGGGCTGTCGATGTTCCAGATCGTCAAGGGCCTGACCACGATCTTCGACCTCCCCGAACCGACGACCGGAACGTTGATACTCGGCAGCCAGGACGTTTTCATCAATCGTCGCAACGCCATGCGTGCCGGCGTCGATGCGGCGGACTCCTGCTCGGGCCTGCCGCTGAACCATCCGTACTGGCCGTTCAACGTCGAGATCGCCGAAGGCAGCGCCACGGTCTATATCAACGGTCAGCCGGCGGCCCGCCTGAAGAGCAAGATGAGCTGCGGCGCGCACATCAAGACCGGTAGCCCGAATACCTTCATCGGCGGGCCGACGGTAGCCGTGGCGTTCGTCCTGGATATCGAGGGCTGGATGCATACCGGCCTGGAGGCCCTGGGCCTGGCCGCGCTCGGCGGTGCGGCGATACTGGCGGCGATGACCGGGCTCGCCGCCCTGGGTGGCTTCGTCGTGATCGGCGGGGCGATGATGGGTGGCATGGAGCTGCTGGGCCAATTGGGCGACCGCCTGGGCCCCGGCTACCGCGACCTGCTGCAGGGCGTTGCCGGCATGGCCCTGCTGGGCATGGGGCCGAAGATGGCGCGCCTCGCCGAGACGCCGGCGCCGCGGGCGGCGGCGTACAAGGCCGGGATGACCGAGGCCGATATCATGGCGATTCCCAAGGGCAGCCGGCCACCGCCGAGCGACTACCTCGAAGGCTCGTACATCGACAAGCACCTGCAGACCTTCAAGGACGAGGGCGGCGGCTTTCTGTTCACCGCCGACGACATCTCCAATCCCAAGTACGGCTCGTTCAACCCGAACAAGTTCGTCATGGCCAAATCCGACCTGCAGGGGGTGGTGGCCGAGTACCAGAAGGCCGGCGATGTCTCTGTGCTGGAGTCGGCCCTGGGCTACGACCCCGGCTCGCTGGTGGGCAAGGACATTTACATGGTGAGCCTGGACAACCCCAAGGTACTGATGCCCACCGGCAACGAGGGGGGCGTCAACTCGCTCTGGCGTCCGGGCGGCCTGACCTATCCGGGTGGCATGCGCGAGGCGGTGCTGGACAATGTGCCGATTTCCCACGGTAATGACGTCAATGTGCTGATGTCGACCCACGATGTAGTGAAAATCCAATGA
- a CDS encoding DcrB-related protein has translation MTAYRLQEADLDIPETWQDQSLNIFKLPAVGGAREASFVISRDPSRGELPFADYVDAQLKSAGQQLPGFNLIKRWDFVLSEHAAVLLDYSWQREGRELMLRQVFIDRQPVGLIATLTTTPNDLVHHEPAWKAALQTLKLQPQA, from the coding sequence ATGACTGCATACCGCCTTCAGGAAGCCGACCTGGACATTCCTGAGACCTGGCAGGACCAGAGCCTCAATATCTTCAAGCTGCCCGCCGTCGGCGGCGCGCGCGAAGCCAGTTTCGTCATCAGCCGTGACCCGAGCCGTGGCGAGCTGCCATTTGCCGACTATGTCGACGCGCAATTGAAAAGCGCCGGGCAGCAGTTGCCCGGCTTCAACCTGATCAAGCGTTGGGACTTCGTGCTCAGCGAGCACGCCGCCGTGCTGCTCGACTACAGCTGGCAGCGCGAAGGCCGCGAGCTGATGCTGCGCCAGGTGTTCATCGACCGCCAGCCGGTGGGCCTGATCGCCACCTTGACCACCACGCCAAACGATCTCGTGCACCACGAGCCGGCGTGGAAGGCCGCCTTGCAGACGCTCAAGCTGCAGCCCCAGGCCTGA
- a CDS encoding HU family DNA-binding protein, which yields MRKPELAAAIAEKADLTKEQANRVLNAVLEEITGALHRKDSVTLVGFGTFLQRHRGARTGKNPQTGEPVKIKASNTVAFKPGKSLKDSVNP from the coding sequence ATGCGTAAACCAGAACTCGCCGCTGCAATCGCTGAAAAAGCGGATCTCACCAAAGAACAGGCCAACCGTGTACTGAACGCGGTGCTCGAAGAAATCACCGGCGCCCTGCACCGTAAAGACAGCGTGACCCTGGTGGGCTTCGGCACCTTCCTGCAGCGTCATCGCGGCGCCCGCACCGGCAAGAACCCGCAAACCGGCGAGCCAGTCAAAATCAAGGCGAGCAACACCGTTGCGTTCAAGCCGGGCAAGTCGCTCAAAGACAGCGTCAACCCGTAA
- a CDS encoding NAD(P)/FAD-dependent oxidoreductase, with product MNAPVVIVGTGLAGYNLAREFRKLDGETPLLLITADDGRSYSKPMLSTGFGKNKDADGLSMAEPGAMAEQLKAEVRTHTRISGIDPGHKRLWIGEEAVHYRDLVLAWGAETVRVPVEGDAPEAIFPINDLEDYARFRAAVAGKKRVLLLGAGLIGCEFANDLILGGYEVDLVAPCEQVMPTLLHPAAAAAVQAGLESLGARFHLGPVLTRLQRAGDHLQAHLSDGETLDCDVVVSAIGLRPRIDLAAAAGLQVNRGVVVDRYLRTSHANIHALGDCAEVDGLNLLYVMPLMNCARALAQTLAGNPTAVSYGAMPVTVKTPVCPLVVSPPPRGMDGAWTVEGQGADIKALCRDASGRLLGYALTGGAVAEKLALNKELPALLA from the coding sequence ATGAATGCACCTGTCGTGATCGTCGGTACCGGATTGGCCGGCTACAACCTGGCCCGGGAGTTTCGCAAGCTCGACGGCGAAACCCCGTTGCTGCTGATCACCGCCGATGACGGGCGCTCCTACTCCAAGCCGATGTTGTCCACCGGCTTTGGCAAGAACAAGGACGCCGACGGCCTGAGCATGGCCGAACCGGGCGCCATGGCCGAGCAGCTCAAGGCCGAGGTGCGTACCCATACCCGCATCAGCGGCATCGACCCGGGCCACAAGCGCCTGTGGATTGGCGAGGAGGCGGTGCACTATCGCGACCTGGTCCTGGCCTGGGGCGCGGAAACCGTGCGGGTACCGGTCGAGGGCGATGCGCCCGAGGCGATCTTCCCCATCAACGACCTGGAGGACTACGCCCGTTTCCGCGCCGCTGTCGCCGGCAAGAAGCGCGTACTGCTGCTGGGGGCGGGGCTGATCGGCTGCGAATTCGCCAACGACCTGATCCTGGGTGGCTATGAAGTGGACCTGGTGGCGCCTTGCGAGCAGGTCATGCCGACCCTGCTGCACCCGGCCGCCGCGGCGGCGGTGCAGGCCGGCCTGGAAAGCCTGGGCGCACGCTTCCATCTCGGGCCGGTGCTGACCCGCCTGCAACGCGCTGGCGACCACTTGCAGGCGCACCTGTCCGACGGCGAGACCCTGGACTGCGACGTCGTGGTCTCGGCCATCGGCCTGCGCCCGCGCATCGACCTGGCCGCGGCGGCGGGCCTGCAGGTCAACCGTGGCGTGGTGGTCGACCGCTACTTGCGGACCTCCCACGCCAACATCCATGCCCTGGGCGACTGCGCCGAGGTCGACGGCCTGAACCTGCTGTACGTCATGCCGCTGATGAACTGCGCCCGCGCCCTGGCCCAGACCCTGGCCGGCAACCCTACCGCCGTGAGCTATGGCGCCATGCCGGTGACGGTGAAGACGCCGGTCTGCCCGCTGGTGGTATCGCCACCGCCACGCGGCATGGACGGCGCCTGGACGGTCGAGGGGCAGGGCGCCGACATCAAGGCGCTGTGCCGCGATGCCAGCGGTCGCCTGCTGGGTTACGCCCTGACCGGCGGCGCCGTCGCGGAAAAACTGGCCTTGAACAAGGAACTGCCGGCGTTGTTGGCGTAA
- a CDS encoding rubredoxin — protein sequence MKKWQCVVCGLIYNEAEGWPDDGIVAGTRWEDVPEDWLCPDCGVGKSDFEMIEIA from the coding sequence ATGAAGAAGTGGCAGTGTGTGGTCTGTGGCCTGATCTACAACGAAGCCGAGGGCTGGCCGGATGACGGCATCGTCGCCGGTACGCGTTGGGAAGACGTGCCCGAAGATTGGCTGTGCCCGGACTGTGGCGTCGGCAAGTCGGACTTCGAAATGATCGAAATCGCCTGA
- a CDS encoding chorismate--pyruvate lyase family protein — protein MSHNAQIPASPAWLTQSRLAPPPSLRTLDWLFDEGSLTRRLTQLCNNTFSVTPLFEGWQPLRDDECAALDLPLDSLGWVREVYLRGHGQPWVFARSVAAQSVLQQGGLNMDELGSRSLGELLFCDQAFERQAIEVCHYPAPWLPAEHRADRLWGRRSRFNRGPLSLLVAEIFLPSLWQAVDAAQETC, from the coding sequence GTGTCGCACAACGCCCAAATTCCGGCCTCTCCCGCCTGGCTCACACAGAGCCGACTGGCGCCCCCACCCAGCCTTCGGACCCTCGACTGGCTGTTCGACGAGGGCTCCCTGACCCGACGACTGACACAGCTTTGCAACAATACCTTCAGCGTGACGCCGCTGTTCGAAGGCTGGCAACCACTGCGCGACGACGAATGCGCCGCCTTGGACCTGCCGCTCGACAGCCTCGGCTGGGTGCGCGAGGTCTACCTGCGCGGCCACGGCCAGCCCTGGGTGTTCGCCCGCAGCGTGGCGGCGCAGAGCGTGCTGCAGCAGGGTGGGCTGAACATGGATGAACTGGGCAGCCGTTCCCTGGGTGAGCTGCTGTTCTGCGACCAGGCCTTCGAACGCCAGGCGATCGAGGTCTGCCACTATCCGGCGCCCTGGCTGCCCGCCGAACATCGTGCCGACCGCCTCTGGGGCCGGCGCTCACGCTTCAATCGCGGGCCGTTGAGCCTGCTGGTGGCGGAGATCTTCCTGCCGAGTCTGTGGCAGGCCGTCGATGCCGCCCAGGAGACCTGCTGA
- the ubiA gene encoding 4-hydroxybenzoate octaprenyltransferase translates to MYLNLLKSMNRLHPRAWDFLQLTRMTNPIGIYLLMWPTLSALWIASKGVPSLSHLLIFGLGVVLTRAGGCAINDFADRKVDGHVKRTEQRPLAAGKISGKEALVVFALLMGISFVLVLCTNATTVWFSFGALALAACYPFMKRYTYYPQVVLGAAYSWGIPMAFTAQDGSLPAAAWLLYIANLMWTVAFDTYYAMTDREDDLKIGVKSTAILFGDADRVIILTLQGLMLGCLLLAGSRFELGGWFHAGLLVAAACFAWEFWMTRDRDPQRCFRMFLHNHWAGLAIFIGVVLDYALR, encoded by the coding sequence ATGTACCTGAACCTGCTCAAATCGATGAACCGCCTGCACCCACGGGCCTGGGACTTCCTGCAACTGACACGCATGACCAATCCGATCGGCATCTACCTGCTGATGTGGCCAACCCTGAGCGCGCTGTGGATCGCGAGCAAGGGCGTGCCCTCGCTGAGCCACCTGCTGATCTTCGGCCTCGGCGTGGTACTGACCCGGGCCGGTGGCTGCGCGATCAACGACTTCGCCGACCGCAAGGTCGACGGCCACGTCAAGCGCACCGAGCAGCGACCCTTGGCAGCGGGCAAAATCAGCGGCAAGGAGGCGCTGGTGGTGTTCGCCCTGCTGATGGGCATCAGTTTCGTGCTGGTGCTGTGCACCAATGCCACCACCGTGTGGTTTTCCTTCGGCGCACTGGCGCTGGCGGCCTGCTATCCGTTCATGAAGCGCTACACCTACTACCCGCAGGTGGTGCTGGGTGCGGCCTATTCCTGGGGTATCCCGATGGCCTTCACCGCCCAGGACGGCAGCCTGCCGGCGGCGGCCTGGCTGCTGTACATCGCCAACCTGATGTGGACGGTAGCCTTCGACACCTACTATGCGATGACCGACCGCGAGGACGACCTGAAGATCGGCGTGAAATCCACCGCCATCCTGTTCGGCGATGCCGACCGGGTGATCATCCTGACCCTGCAGGGACTGATGCTCGGCTGCCTGCTGCTGGCCGGCTCGCGTTTCGAGCTGGGCGGCTGGTTCCATGCCGGCTTGCTGGTGGCGGCGGCGTGCTTCGCCTGGGAGTTCTGGATGACCCGCGACCGCGATCCACAGCGCTGCTTCAGGATGTTCCTGCACAATCACTGGGCGGGCCTGGCGATTTTCATCGGTGTGGTGCTGGACTACGCGCTGCGCTGA
- a CDS encoding COG4315 family predicted lipoprotein, producing MTNSSFSLKALLVAGVLALPALATAAEPAMAKGGMLVDSHGMTLYTFDKDAAGKSMCNGDPCETNWPPLAASATDKASGKWSVIKRDDGKLQWAYDGKPLYTFKADKKDGDKIGDGKGGVWHVAKP from the coding sequence ATGACTAACTCTTCGTTTTCGCTCAAGGCCCTGCTGGTCGCCGGCGTGCTGGCCCTGCCGGCGTTGGCCACCGCTGCCGAACCCGCCATGGCCAAGGGTGGAATGCTGGTCGATTCTCATGGCATGACGCTCTATACCTTCGACAAGGATGCCGCCGGCAAGTCGATGTGCAACGGCGACCCTTGCGAGACCAACTGGCCACCGCTGGCAGCCAGCGCGACGGACAAGGCGTCAGGCAAGTGGAGCGTGATCAAGCGGGATGATGGCAAGCTGCAGTGGGCCTATGACGGCAAGCCGCTGTACACCTTCAAGGCCGACAAGAAGGACGGCGACAAGATCGGTGATGGCAAGGGCGGTGTCTGGCACGTGGCCAAGCCCTGA
- the phoB gene encoding phosphate regulon transcriptional regulator PhoB, whose protein sequence is MVGRSILIVDDEAPIREMIAVALEMAGYDCMEAENSQQAHAIIVDRKPDLILLDWMLPGTSGIELARRLKRDELTGDIPIIMLTAKGEEDNKIQGLEVGADDYITKPFSPRELVARLKAVLRRAGPTDGEAPIEVGGLLLDPISHRVTIDGKPAEMGPTEYRLLQFFMTHQERAYTRGQLLDQVWGGNVYVEERTVDVHIRRLRKALGDAYENLVQTVRGTGYRFSTKG, encoded by the coding sequence ATGGTTGGCAGGAGCATTCTGATCGTCGACGACGAAGCCCCGATTCGGGAGATGATCGCTGTCGCCCTGGAAATGGCCGGCTATGACTGCATGGAAGCCGAAAACTCCCAGCAGGCCCATGCAATCATCGTCGACCGTAAACCTGACCTGATCCTGCTGGACTGGATGCTGCCCGGGACCTCGGGTATCGAACTGGCCCGCCGCCTCAAGCGCGACGAGCTGACCGGCGACATACCGATCATCATGCTCACCGCCAAGGGTGAGGAAGACAACAAGATCCAGGGGCTGGAAGTCGGCGCCGACGACTACATCACCAAGCCGTTTTCCCCCCGCGAACTGGTTGCCCGCCTGAAGGCCGTGCTCCGTCGCGCCGGCCCGACCGACGGCGAAGCGCCGATCGAAGTCGGTGGCCTGCTGCTCGACCCGATCAGCCATCGCGTGACCATCGACGGCAAGCCCGCCGAGATGGGCCCGACCGAATACCGCCTGCTGCAGTTCTTCATGACCCACCAGGAACGCGCCTACACCCGCGGGCAGTTGCTGGACCAGGTCTGGGGCGGCAACGTCTATGTCGAAGAGCGTACCGTCGACGTGCACATCCGCCGTCTGCGCAAAGCCCTCGGCGATGCCTACGAAAATCTGGTACAAACCGTGCGCGGCACTGGCTACCGGTTTTCCACCAAGGGCTGA
- the phoR gene encoding phosphate regulon sensor histidine kinase PhoR: MNQNWHGTLIRHLLLLVTGCLLVGLISGYYSWALAVGLGTYLVWTLKQLLRLHEWLRLHKPDEAPPDGYGLWGDVFDSIYHLQRRDQRVRGRLQAVIDRVQESTAALKDAVVMLDSDGNLEWWNRAAETLLGLKTPQDSGQPVTNLVRHPRFKEYFEQDNYAEPLEIPSPTNDRLRIQLHITRYGNNEHLMLVRDVTRIHQLEQMRKDFIANVSHELRTPLTVICGYLETLLDNVEDVNPRWLRALQQMQQQGGRMQTLLNDLLLLAKLEATDYPSDNHPVQVDTLLQTIRNDAQALSGQLNQTITVEADPDIRLKGSEGELRSAFSNLVFNAVKYTPAEGNIRVRWWGDEQGAHLSVQDSGIGIDNKHLPRLTERFYRVDSSRNSNTGGTGLGLAIVKHVLLRHRARLEISSVLGHGSTFTCHFAPAQVVRAHKNELSA, from the coding sequence GTGAATCAAAACTGGCACGGCACCCTTATCCGCCATCTGTTGTTGCTGGTAACCGGCTGCCTGCTGGTCGGCCTGATCAGCGGCTATTACAGCTGGGCACTGGCCGTGGGCCTGGGGACCTACCTCGTGTGGACCCTCAAGCAGCTGCTGCGCCTGCACGAATGGCTGCGCCTGCACAAACCCGACGAGGCACCGCCCGATGGCTACGGCCTGTGGGGCGACGTGTTCGACAGCATCTATCACCTGCAACGCCGCGACCAACGCGTGCGCGGTCGCCTGCAGGCGGTGATCGACCGGGTCCAGGAGTCCACTGCGGCGCTCAAGGACGCGGTGGTCATGCTCGACAGCGACGGCAACCTGGAATGGTGGAACCGCGCCGCCGAAACCCTGCTGGGCCTCAAGACCCCACAGGACAGCGGCCAACCGGTGACCAACCTGGTGCGCCACCCGCGCTTCAAGGAATACTTCGAGCAGGACAACTACGCCGAACCGCTGGAAATCCCCTCGCCGACCAACGACCGCCTGCGCATCCAGCTGCACATCACCCGCTACGGCAACAACGAGCACCTGATGCTGGTCCGCGATGTCACCCGCATCCACCAGTTGGAACAGATGCGCAAGGACTTCATCGCCAACGTCTCCCACGAGCTGCGCACCCCGCTGACGGTGATCTGCGGCTACCTGGAAACGCTGCTGGACAACGTCGAGGACGTGAATCCGCGCTGGCTGCGCGCCCTGCAGCAGATGCAGCAGCAAGGCGGACGCATGCAGACCCTGCTCAACGACCTGCTGTTGCTGGCCAAGCTGGAAGCCACCGACTACCCCTCGGACAACCATCCGGTGCAGGTCGATACCCTGCTGCAGACGATCCGCAACGATGCCCAGGCGCTGTCCGGGCAACTCAACCAGACCATCACCGTCGAAGCCGACCCGGACATCCGCCTCAAGGGCAGCGAGGGCGAACTGCGCAGCGCCTTCTCCAACCTGGTGTTCAACGCCGTCAAGTACACCCCGGCCGAGGGCAATATCCGCGTGCGCTGGTGGGGTGACGAACAGGGCGCGCACCTGAGCGTGCAGGATTCGGGGATCGGTATCGACAACAAGCACCTGCCACGCCTGACCGAACGTTTCTACCGCGTAGACTCCAGCCGCAACTCCAACACCGGGGGTACCGGGCTGGGCCTGGCGATCGTCAAGCACGTCCTGCTGCGCCACCGCGCCCGCCTGGAAATCAGCAGCGTACTGGGCCACGGCAGCACCTTCACCTGCCATTTCGCCCCGGCCCAGGTCGTGCGCGCGCACAAGAACGAACTCTCCGCCTGA
- a CDS encoding hemolysin family protein has protein sequence MDPSPSSLTLASIFADFGMILFALLLVLLNGFFVAAEFAMVKLRSTRVETIAQQNGWRGQILRTVHSQLDAYLSACQLGITLASLGLGWVGEPAFAHLLEPVLGAVGVSAPEVIKGVSFFTAFFIISYLHIVVGELAPKSWAIRKPELLSLWTAVPLYLFYWLMYPAIYLLNASANAILRIAGQGEPGPHHEHHYSREELKLILHSSRGQDPSDQGMRVLASAVEMGELEVVDWANSREDLVTLDCNAPLKEILALFRRHKFSRYPVYDAERNVFVGLLHIKDLLLELAALDHIPESFNLAELTRPLERVSKHMPLSRLLEQFRQGGSHFALVEEADSKVIGYLTMEDVLEVLVGDIQDEHRKAERGILAYQPGKLLVRGDTPLFKVERLLGIDLDHIEAETLAGLVYESLKRVPEEEEVMEVEGLRIIIKKMKGPKIILAKVLKLD, from the coding sequence ATGGACCCTTCCCCTAGTAGCTTGACCCTCGCCTCGATATTCGCCGATTTCGGCATGATCCTCTTTGCTCTGCTCCTGGTCCTGCTCAACGGTTTCTTCGTTGCCGCCGAGTTCGCCATGGTCAAGCTGCGCTCGACCCGCGTTGAAACCATTGCCCAGCAGAACGGCTGGCGCGGGCAGATCCTGCGCACCGTACACAGCCAGCTGGACGCCTACCTGTCCGCCTGCCAGCTGGGTATCACCCTCGCCTCCCTGGGCCTGGGCTGGGTCGGCGAGCCGGCCTTCGCTCACCTGCTGGAGCCAGTACTCGGCGCGGTCGGCGTGAGCGCCCCCGAAGTGATCAAGGGCGTATCGTTCTTCACCGCCTTCTTCATCATTTCCTACCTGCACATCGTGGTCGGCGAACTGGCCCCCAAGTCCTGGGCCATCCGCAAGCCGGAGCTGCTGTCGCTGTGGACGGCGGTGCCGCTGTACCTGTTCTACTGGCTGATGTACCCGGCCATCTACCTGCTCAACGCCAGTGCCAACGCGATCCTGCGCATCGCCGGCCAGGGTGAGCCCGGCCCGCATCACGAGCACCACTACAGCCGCGAGGAACTCAAGCTGATCCTGCACTCCAGCCGTGGCCAGGATCCCAGCGACCAGGGCATGCGCGTACTGGCCTCGGCCGTGGAGATGGGCGAACTGGAGGTGGTCGACTGGGCCAACTCGCGCGAAGACCTGGTGACCCTGGACTGCAACGCGCCGCTCAAGGAAATCCTGGCCCTGTTCCGTCGCCACAAGTTCAGCCGCTACCCGGTGTACGACGCCGAACGCAACGTGTTCGTCGGCCTGCTGCACATCAAGGACCTGCTGCTGGAACTGGCCGCGCTGGACCACATCCCCGAGTCGTTCAACCTCGCCGAGCTGACCCGCCCACTGGAGCGCGTGTCCAAGCACATGCCGCTGTCGCGCCTGCTGGAACAGTTCCGCCAGGGCGGCTCGCACTTCGCCCTGGTCGAGGAAGCCGACAGCAAGGTGATCGGCTACCTGACCATGGAAGACGTGCTCGAAGTGCTGGTCGGCGACATCCAGGACGAACACCGCAAGGCCGAACGCGGCATCCTCGCCTACCAGCCGGGCAAGCTGCTGGTGCGCGGTGACACGCCGCTGTTCAAGGTCGAGCGCCTGCTGGGCATCGACCTGGACCACATCGAGGCCGAAACCCTCGCCGGCCTCGTCTACGAGAGCCTGAAGCGGGTACCGGAGGAAGAAGAGGTCATGGAAGTCGAGGGCCTGCGCATCATCATCAAGAAGATGAAGGGACCGAAGATCATCCTGGCCAAGGTCCTCAAGCTCGACTGA